A single Lolium perenne isolate Kyuss_39 chromosome 6, Kyuss_2.0, whole genome shotgun sequence DNA region contains:
- the LOC127306890 gene encoding iron-phytosiderophore transporter YSL15, giving the protein MEAVIPDRTRIAPEIEKHVAAEGDRESDPALALERELEPVGRWQDELTVRGMVAALLIGFIYTVIVMKIALTTGLVPTLNVSAALLSFLALRGWTRLLDRFGIVSRPFTRQENTIVQTCGVACYTIAFAGGFGSTLLGLNKNTYELAGDSPGNGPGSYKEPGIGWMTAFLFSCSFGGLLTLIPLRQVLVVDYKLVYPSGTATAVLINGFHTTQGDKNSKKQIRGFLKYFGGSFLWSFFQWFYTGGDVCGFVQFPTFGLKAWKQTFFFDFSMTYVGAGMICPHIVNISTLLGAILSYGILWPLISKNKGDWYPANVKESSMKSLYGYKAFICIALIMGDGLYHFTKIITITFKGMYRQFIRKRVDKKVKDVDSTVSLEDLQRDEIFRKGHIPAWMAYTGYALLSVIAVVTTPIMFRQVKWYYVVIAYIVAPMLGFANSYGTGLTDINMGYNYGKIGLFVFAGWAGRDNGVVAGLVVGTCVKQLVLISADLMQDFKTSYLTQTSPRSMMVAQAVGTAMGCIVSPLTFMLFYKAFDIGNPDGTWKAPYALIYRNMAILGVEGFSVLPKYCLALSAGFFAFAALLSIARDVMPQRYRQYVPLPMAMAVPFLVGGSFAIDMCVGSLVVFIWNKINKKEAGFMVPAVASGLICGDGIWTFPSSILALAKIKPPICMNFTPAP; this is encoded by the exons ATGGAGGCCGTGATCCCCGACCGCACGCGGATCGCGCCGGAGATCGAGAAGCACGTGGCGGCGGAAGGCGATAGGGAGTCGGACCCGGCGCTGGCCTTGGAGCGGGAGCTTGAGCCGGTGGGGCGGTGGCAGGACGAGCTGACGGTGCGGGGCATGGTGGCGGCGCTGCTCATCGGGTTCATCTACACAGTGATCGTGATGAAGATCGCGCTGACCACTGGGCTGGTGCCCACCCTCAACGTCTCCGCCGCGCTGCTCTCCTTCCTGGCGCTCCGCGGTTGGACGCGCTTGCTGGATCGCTTCGGCATCGTGTCTCGCCCCTTCACGCGGCAGGAGAACACCATCGTCCAGACCTGCGGCGTCGCCTGCTACACCATCGCGTTCGCCG GTGGCTTCGGGTCAACCTTGCTAGGTCTAAACAAGAACACGTACGAGCTGGCCGGCGACTCGCCGGGCAACGGGCCGGGGAGCTACAAGGAGCCAGGGATTGGCTGGATGACGGCGTTCCTCTTTTCTTGCAGCTTCGGGGGGCTCCTCACCTTGATTCCCCTTAGACAG GTACTGGTCGTGGACTATAAATTAGTTTACCCAAGTGGGACTGCAACAGCTGTTCTTATAAACGGGTTTCATACCACTCAAGGAGACAAGAACTCAAA GAAGCAAATCCGCGGGTTCCTCAAATACTTTGGGGGCAGCTTTTTATGGAGTTTCTTCCAGTGGTTCTACACCGGTGGCGATGTTTGTGGATTTGTCCAGTTCCCGACTTTTGGTCTGAAGGCCTGGAAGCAGAC ATTCTTCTTTGACTTTAGCATGACATACGTGGGAGCCGGGATGATTTGCCCACATATTGTAAATATCTCCACCCTCTTGGGTGCAATTCTTTCTTATGGAATATTGTGGCCACTCATCAGTAAGAACAAGGGTGATTGGTACCCTGCAAATGTCAAAGAAAGCAGCATGAAAAGTTTGTATGGTTACAAG GCCTTCATCTGCATCGCTCTAATCATGGGGGATGGACTCTACCACTTCACAAAAATCATTACCATCACTTTCAAGGGCATGTATCGACAGTTTATACGTAAACGTGTTGACAAAAAAG TGAAAGATGTGGACAGTACGGTCTCACTTGAGGATCTGCAGCGCGACGAGATCTTCAGGAAGGGCCATATCCCCGCTTGGATGGCGTACACGGGGTATGCTTTGTTAAGCGTCATTGCAGTGGTTACCACGCCAATAATGTTCCGACAGGTGAAATGGTACTATGTGGTTATAGCCTATATTGTCGCCCCCATGCTTGGATTCGCCAATTCGTACGGGACGGGGCTTACCGATATCAACATGGGTTATAACTATGGCAAGATAGGACTCTTCGTCTTTGCCGGTTGGGCTGGCAGGGACAATGGTGTCGTTGCAGGTCTAGTTGTTGGTACATGTGTGAAGCAGCTAGTGCTGATATCTGCAGATCTGATGCAAGACTTCAAAACCAGTTATCTCACTCAGACATCACCAAGATCCATGATGGTGGCACAGGCCGTTGGGACAGCCATGGGCTGCATTGTCTCTCCCCTTACGTTCATGCTCTTCTACAAGGCATTTGATATTGGCAACCCAGATGGTACCTGGAAGGCACCGTATGCACTGATATACCGTAACATGGCAATACTTGGTGTGGAGGGCTTCTCAGTGTTGCCGAAGTATTGTCTGGCACTGTCCGCTGGATTTTTCGCATTTGCTGCACTCCTCAGCATAGCAAGAGATGTCATGCCACAAAGGTATAGGCAATATGTGCCCCTACCAATGGCAATGGCAGTTCCATTCCTTGTTGGAGGAAGCTTTGCTATTGATATGTGCGTTGGGAGTTTAGTGGTTTTCATCTGGAACAAGATAAACAAAAAGGAGGCTGGATTCATGGTCCCTGCAGTCGCATCAGGTTTAATATGCGGGGATGGCATATGGACATTTCCTTCTTCCATACTTGCCCTTGCCAAGATTAAACCACCAATTTGCATGAACTTTACACCTGCGCCATAA